A genomic window from Tolypothrix sp. PCC 7910 includes:
- a CDS encoding iron-containing redox enzyme family protein: MQNNLVMFPSLKVAGNNSHATQTKPTKYNYAEQLFIELLATENLDEQIENVAGKAKAFEQTLSIAIHAAYENSCGEQDAHLFLQRILYRINRLNLFWYDDLRHYDNERSLYLSSCRNQIEAAWQAWELAQFDLLKLQKLNAKQALTERASFDVDPPLSPDSRYLREEMSEVGYRHLLAIASFDGLVEGSRMTNILGGAANEVQCTLVRVFLEEYGNGRLPRKHSTFFAQMLDEFGMNTKPEGYFDLVPWEVLACDNHNFLTTQRKRYFLRYSGALTYFEVAGPAAYRNYLTAAQRLGLSQAAMGYWELHIKEDERHGRWMLDDVALPLADKYPHDAWELVLGYDQEKFMGDRAAKAVVRSIREVEQAALGSR, translated from the coding sequence ATGCAAAATAATCTGGTTATGTTCCCTAGCCTGAAGGTAGCAGGGAATAATTCACACGCAACGCAAACAAAGCCTACTAAGTATAACTATGCTGAGCAGCTGTTTATAGAACTGCTAGCAACAGAAAATTTAGATGAACAAATAGAAAATGTTGCTGGGAAAGCCAAGGCGTTTGAACAGACGCTGTCAATAGCAATTCATGCAGCTTATGAAAATAGCTGTGGTGAGCAAGATGCTCATCTGTTTTTACAAAGAATACTTTATCGCATTAATCGACTGAATTTGTTTTGGTATGACGATTTGCGACATTATGACAATGAGCGATCGCTTTACTTGTCTTCATGTCGTAATCAAATTGAAGCTGCTTGGCAAGCTTGGGAACTAGCGCAATTCGATTTGCTAAAATTACAAAAATTGAATGCCAAACAAGCACTTACTGAACGTGCATCTTTTGATGTTGATCCACCCTTATCGCCGGATAGTCGCTATCTTCGTGAAGAAATGAGCGAGGTTGGCTATCGTCACTTATTAGCGATCGCATCTTTTGATGGCTTGGTAGAAGGTAGCCGTATGACCAACATTTTGGGTGGTGCGGCGAATGAAGTGCAATGTACGCTGGTGCGGGTCTTTTTGGAAGAATACGGCAACGGTCGCTTACCGCGCAAGCACTCAACATTTTTTGCCCAAATGTTAGATGAGTTTGGGATGAATACTAAACCTGAGGGATATTTTGATTTAGTACCTTGGGAAGTTTTAGCTTGTGATAACCATAATTTCTTAACTACACAGCGTAAACGCTATTTTCTGCGCTACAGTGGTGCGTTAACCTATTTTGAAGTTGCGGGCCCAGCTGCTTATCGAAATTATTTGACGGCGGCGCAACGATTGGGATTGTCACAAGCAGCGATGGGTTATTGGGAACTGCACATTAAGGAAGATGAACGCCACGGTCGTTGGATGTTGGATGATGTGGCTTTACCTTTGGCAGATAAGTATCCCCATGATGCTTGGGAATTGGTACTAGGTTATGACCAAGAGAAATTTATGGGCGATCGCGCTGCAAAAGCTGTTGTTCGTTCAATACGTGAAGTTGAACAAGCTGCTTTAGGCAGTAGATAA
- a CDS encoding SAM-dependent methyltransferase yields MKDIFFCPEESNFYSNCLETLVLRNCQDPECIVEFGSGDGSPVINSLLRNKFEGVIHGFELNTSAWKAANLTIDEYNLTNKYIINNSCLFTSEKPKGKYLVANPPYLPAPDKDIYMPLLFGGIDGATITNELLSLDYENVLVLVSSFSNPTSTIAQAQEHGYVVNNFVVLPLKFGYYSSEPKVKKHIENLRKHKMAFYSGDYYFLAGVLFSKSQQDTPDLSKELAQVMTSL; encoded by the coding sequence ATGAAAGATATATTTTTCTGCCCAGAAGAATCTAATTTTTACTCAAATTGTTTAGAAACCTTAGTTCTGAGAAATTGTCAAGATCCTGAGTGTATTGTTGAGTTTGGCTCTGGCGATGGTAGCCCTGTCATCAACTCATTATTGAGGAATAAATTTGAAGGTGTAATCCACGGATTTGAGTTAAATACCTCTGCCTGGAAAGCTGCTAATTTAACAATCGATGAGTATAACCTGACCAATAAATATATTATCAATAATTCCTGTTTATTTACATCTGAAAAACCCAAAGGCAAATATCTTGTAGCCAATCCGCCATATCTCCCTGCGCCCGATAAAGATATTTATATGCCCCTATTATTTGGTGGTATTGATGGTGCGACAATTACTAATGAACTTTTATCTTTAGACTATGAAAATGTACTTGTTTTAGTTTCGAGTTTTTCTAATCCTACAAGTACCATTGCTCAAGCGCAAGAGCATGGATATGTTGTAAATAACTTTGTTGTTTTACCTTTAAAGTTTGGCTACTATAGCTCAGAACCAAAAGTTAAAAAGCACATTGAAAATTTACGTAAACATAAAATGGCATTTTATTCTGGTGACTATTACTTCTTGGCAGGGGTTTTATTTAGTAAATCCCAACAAGATACACCAGATTTATCTAAAGAATTAGCCCAGGTCATGACCAGTTTATAA
- a CDS encoding response regulator transcription factor — protein sequence MIKLLLVEDQEIVRQGLKTLLESKPGLQVVGEANNGQSAIAQLAALQEINQFPDVVLMDIRMPVMNGVQATQIICQQFPDIKVLILTTFNDTDYVAEALRFGAKGYLLKDTPADELAKAIQSVHQGYTQFGPGIVEKVIAEAPLTKANSSKPLPPGLTELTDREREVLLLLAKGSNNREIAQKLHLSEGTVRNHITHILTRMNLRDRTQAAIIANSYRTWLEN from the coding sequence TTGATTAAATTATTACTTGTTGAGGATCAAGAAATTGTGCGACAGGGTTTGAAGACGCTGTTAGAGTCAAAGCCGGGTTTGCAAGTGGTGGGTGAGGCTAATAATGGACAAAGTGCGATCGCACAACTCGCGGCTTTGCAGGAAATCAACCAATTTCCTGATGTGGTGCTGATGGATATCCGAATGCCTGTGATGAATGGTGTACAAGCCACACAAATAATTTGTCAGCAATTTCCAGATATCAAAGTTTTGATTCTGACTACATTTAACGATACAGACTATGTCGCAGAAGCGCTGCGTTTTGGGGCGAAGGGATATTTGTTAAAAGATACTCCCGCCGATGAACTTGCCAAAGCGATTCAATCAGTTCACCAAGGCTATACCCAATTTGGCCCGGGAATTGTGGAAAAAGTAATTGCAGAAGCGCCATTGACAAAGGCAAACTCATCCAAGCCATTACCGCCAGGCTTAACGGAATTAACAGATAGAGAGCGAGAAGTATTGTTATTGCTAGCAAAAGGGTCAAATAACCGCGAAATTGCCCAAAAACTGCATTTATCTGAAGGAACGGTCAGAAATCACATTACCCATATTTTAACGAGAATGAACCTGCGCGATCGCACCCAGGCCGCGATCATCGCAAATTCCTACCGCACTTGGTTAGAAAACTAA
- a CDS encoding response regulator: MQFNPSSKGDILIIDDTLDNLRLLSAMLTEQGYEVRSVTNGAMALIGIKAQPPDLILLDINMPGMSGYEVCEHIKSDPQTQEIPVIFISALNEVFDKVKAFSVGGIDFITKPFQIEEVLARIEVQLKLCRLQLQLQEQNQRLQEKEAELRRSLEQERALNQRIEEMVALEERNRIARDIHDSLGHSLVALNVQMETVLTLWHSDRERAQQFLIEAKKLGSAALREVRESVSSIRSDPLQGQLLETAIANLAEEFYHLTDIQPECEIDLSQPLSNTVNHVVFRIIQEGLTNIYKYANATNVQIKLQTRDDGLLLILQDNGKGFDSDQAVTGFGLQGMRERTAAMGGQIEFFSKPGAGCRIMAHFPRGEE, translated from the coding sequence ATGCAATTTAACCCGTCAAGCAAAGGAGATATTCTCATCATTGACGACACCCTAGATAACCTGCGTTTACTATCAGCAATGCTGACAGAGCAAGGTTATGAAGTACGGAGTGTTACAAATGGAGCAATGGCATTAATTGGCATAAAAGCTCAACCACCAGATTTAATTTTGCTCGACATTAATATGCCCGGAATGAGTGGCTACGAAGTATGCGAACACATCAAGTCCGATCCGCAAACGCAAGAGATCCCCGTCATTTTTATTAGTGCTTTAAATGAAGTCTTTGATAAGGTAAAAGCCTTCTCTGTTGGCGGTATAGATTTTATTACTAAACCTTTTCAAATTGAGGAAGTTCTAGCGCGAATTGAAGTGCAACTAAAACTTTGCCGCTTACAGCTGCAACTCCAAGAACAAAATCAGCGTTTACAAGAAAAAGAAGCAGAACTGAGGCGATCGCTAGAACAAGAACGGGCGCTAAATCAACGCATTGAGGAAATGGTAGCCCTAGAAGAACGCAATCGCATTGCCCGTGATATCCATGATTCCCTAGGGCATTCTTTAGTAGCGCTGAATGTGCAAATGGAAACAGTATTAACACTGTGGCACAGCGATCGCGAACGGGCGCAGCAGTTTTTAATCGAAGCAAAAAAACTAGGTTCTGCAGCCCTAAGAGAAGTCAGGGAATCAGTTTCATCCATTCGTTCCGATCCACTCCAAGGACAATTACTCGAAACTGCGATCGCCAACCTTGCGGAGGAATTTTATCACCTCACCGATATCCAGCCAGAGTGCGAAATTGATTTATCACAACCCTTATCTAATACTGTGAATCATGTAGTATTTCGCATTATTCAGGAAGGGCTAACCAACATTTATAAATATGCCAACGCCACAAATGTGCAAATCAAACTCCAAACCAGAGATGATGGATTATTGCTCATACTGCAAGATAACGGCAAAGGCTTTGATTCCGATCAAGCGGTGACAGGCTTTGGACTACAAGGAATGCGCGAACGAACCGCTGCAATGGGGGGACAGATAGAATTTTTTAGTAAACCCGGTGCTGGGTGTCGAATTATGGCACATTTTCCTAGGGGGGAGGAGTAG